The Tautonia plasticadhaerens nucleotide sequence GGAGTACCCCGGATGCGAACGAGCTACCTCTGGCAGTCTTTGGTCCTGGCCTCCCTCGCCTTGTCGGGCCTGGCGCCGGCCGCCCGGGCCGACGCCATCGTCCTGCCCCCGCATTCGGTCGTCGAGGGCCGGACGATCGCCGAATACACCACGGATTGGTGGAATTGGGCCTTCAGCTTCTCCCTCCCCGACGACCCCTTCACCGACCCGACCGGCGCCGCCGCGAACATGAACCAATCCGGGCCGGTCTTCTTCCTCGCGGGCACGACCGGCAGCACGGCGAACCGGACCTTCACCGTGCCGGCCGACACGTACCTCCTGGTACCCCTGCTCAATTTCGAGCTCTCGCAGCTGGAGCTGGGCGACTTCAGCCTGACCGAGGCCCAGATCCGGTCCGAGGTCAACGGGGTGATCGATCTCGTCGACGAGCTACACGCCAGCATCGACGGAGTGGCGGTGCCGAACCTCTTCGATCACCGGGAAGAGTCCCCGGCCTTCGAGTATTTCGCGGCCCCCGACAACCTGTTCGACCTGCCGACGGGCCCCTCGGGGATCGCGGTCGCCGACGGCTACTGGCTGATGTTGGCACCGATCGCAGCCGGCGAGACGCACGTGATCAACTACGGGGGCGGCGTCTCGGCGTTCGACTTCCGCGTGGACGTGACGGCGACGCTCACCGCAATCCCGGAGCCATCGAGTCTGGTCCTGTGCGGCGCGGCCCTCTGCGGGATCGTCGTGTTCATGTCGAGGCGTGGACCCCGGAGCCGGACGCGCCCGGCCGACTCCCGAGAGGGTCCCTGACACGACGGGGCCCGGCACGGAGCGTCACGGCATCGACAGGTCGGACCGAGCCCCGGCCAGCGGCGGGCATCGCGGCATTCCCCACTCCTCGTCTCCGCGTGCGAGCCGATTCCCGTCATAGCCCCTTGGTCCGACCTCCGTCCCCCCCTTATGATCCAGATCCTCGTCTCCGCCCCAGTCGACGCCCCTCCCGGAGCCCTCGACATGCCCAGCCGCCTGACCCGGGCCCTGCTGACTCTCCTCGCCCTCGGCGCCGTCGCCGCCGCCCAGGACCCCGAGGGGCCGCTCCCCGAGGGGCACTCCAACCACGGCGAGGCCTTCAACGAGGGCCCCCGGCGGGCCGGCTACCTCATGGAGGGCCAGGGCACCGTCAACTTCCCGATCACCACCGACTCTCCCGAGGTCCGGGCCTTCGTGAATCAGGGCGTGGCCCAGCTCCACGTCTTCTTCTACTTCGAGGCCGAGCGTTCCTTCCGCCAGGCCGCCACCATCGAGCCCGAGAACCCCATGCTCTACTGGGGCATGGCCATGGCCAACGTCAACAACGCCGACCGCGCGAAGGGCCTGCTCGAAGTCGCCCGGGAGAAAGCCGAGTCCGCCGACCTCTCCCCCCGGGAACAGCTCTACCTCGACGCCCTCTCCGCCTTCTACAAGGAGGGGGACGGCGTCGACGACAAGGACCGCCGCCAGGGCTGGCTCGAGGGCCTGGAGGAGATCGTCCAGCAGTTCCCCGACGACCTCGACGCCCGGGCCTGGCTCGGCATGGTCGCCTGGCAGAACGGCCGTCAGGACGGCATCGGCAGCCGGGAGGCCGTCAGCCTGCTGCTCGACTCAGTCCTGGAGCAGAACCCCCTGCACCCCGGCGCCCACCACTACACGATCCACCTCTGGGACAAGCAGGACGACGCCCAGGCCCTGGAATCGGCCGCCCGCTTCGCCAGGTCCTCCCCCGGCATCGCCCACGCCTGGCACATGCCCGGCCACACCTATACGAACCTCAAGCGATACGCCGACGCCTCCTACCAGCAGGAAGGCTCCGCCCGGGTCGACCATGAATACATGATCCGGGACCGGGTCATGCCGTTCATGATCCACAACTACGCCCACAACAACCAGTGGCTCTCCGAGAGCCTCACCAAGACCGGCCGGGCCGCCGACGCCATCGCCGTCGCCCGGAACCTCGTCGAGCAGCCCCGGGACCCGGAGAAGAACAACGCCAAGACCTCCGGCCACCCCCAGCGCGAGGGCCGACGCCGCTGGACCGAGGCCCTCATCGCCTTCGAACTCTGGGACGACCTGCTCGAAGCCGACGCATCGACCGCCCTCGACTGGTCCGACGAGCCCGCCGAGCAGGTCACGCGCGCCCACGCCCTCGGCCTCGCCCACGCGGCGAAGGGGGACCTCGACGCCCTCGACCGACAAATCGCCGCCCTGAAGTCCCTCCTCCCCAAACCCGACGAGAAGGAGGAGACGGACGACGAAGAATCGGACGAAGAGGAATCGGACAACAACTCCAAGGGTGAGGATTCCAAGGACAAACCGAGGCGTGCCCGCAAGCCCCCCGGCCTCGACGACGCCCTCGCCGAGCTGGAAGGCCATCGCCTGCTCCTCGACGGCGATGCCGACGCCGCCTTCGACCGATTCGAGGAGGCCGGATCGATGCGACGGGAGGCCCTCGCCCGGCTGCTCCTCGAATCCGGACGCGCCGAGGAGGCCGTCGCCCAGGCGGCCGAGGCCGTCGAGAAGGCCCCGAAGGAGGTCGCCCCCCTCGCCGCCCGGGTCGAGATCCTCCACGCCGCCGGCAAGGTCGACGAGGCCCGGGCCGCCTACCTCGACCTCCGGGAGATCGCCCGGGAGTCCGACCCCGACCTCCCCGTCTTCGCCCGGATCGACGCCATCCTCGCCGACTGGCAGTCCGACGACGGCTGGCAAGCCCCCGCCCAGGAGCCCCGCACCGACCTGGCCGCGCAGAGCCGGGTCGACCTCAACACCGTCGGCCCCCTCTGCTGGTCCCCCTTCCCCGCCGAGCCGTTCGAGGGGGTCGACACCGAGGGCAAGACGCACCGCCTGGAGGACTCCCGGGGCCGTCCCCTCGTCCTGATCTTCTTCCTCGGCGGCGACTGCGCCCACTGCATGGAGCAGCTCATCGCCTTCTCCGAGGGGATCGACCAGATCCGGGCCACCGGCGCCCGGGTGCTCGCCATCAGCACCGACGACCCGGAGCGGACCCGGGCCCTCAAGGACAACGGCGAGGTCCCCTTCGCCATGCCCCTGATCGCCGACCCCGACCTCGTCCACTTCAAACGCTACCGGGCCATGGATGACTTCGAGGCCATGCCCCTGCACGGCACCTTCCTCATCGACGCCGACGGCCTCGTCCGCTACCAGGACATCTCCTGGCAGCCCTTCACCGACGTCGACTTCGTCGCCGCCGAGCTCTCCCGGATCAACCGCCTCACCGGCCACGCCCCCTCCCCCGTCGCCGCCAGCCGGTAGGGGGAGCCCCGCCCGGCCCATCGGGGTTCCCTCTTCCCTTGCGACGCCGCCCGCCTCCCGCGATGATCGGGGGCCCCCCGGATCGGCCGGACCCGGGCGATCGGACACCGATCCACCCCGGCACCCCGGGCCCGGCGACGCCGCCGGACGCCGGGCCGTGTTGAGGAAGGAGCGATCATGCCCAGGCCCACCCCGCCGAGCGTCGGAGAGGACCAGGCGGCGGGCCCGCCGGAGGGCAAACCCGTCCCCATCGCCTTCAACCTCTCGGTGTTCGCCACCTTCTTCTGGATCGTCTTCGGCCTCTCGATCATCTACGGCTACCGGGTCTGGTGGGACGCGCCGATCGACCCCAGCTTCGTCCCGTTCATGTGCGTCGGCTTCGGGGTCGTCGTCGCATTCGCCATCGTCCTCACCCTCAGCTACGCGACCGGGGAGATCGTCTTCGAGGCGCCCGGCTTCAAGTTCCAGGGGGCGTCCGGCCCGATCGTGCTCTGGGTCGTCTGCTTCCTCGCGATCCTCTTCGGCTTCTACCTGATGGGGATCTCCGAGGTCGTCTCGTCCGACTCCCACGAGCGGCTGCCGATCACCGAGGTCCACCGGCGCGACACGCCCCCCCGGCCGGCCGATTGAGCCCGGACCCGACCCCGGCGAACGTCCGGGGCCTCGATGCCTTGATGCGGGACGGCCGCCCCCGCCCGCCCCTCCCCGGGCGCCGCCGAGCCCGATCGGCCCGCCCTCCGCCCCTAGGCCAGGTGCCCGGCCGCGACGCCGGCCCCCGTCCGACCGACCCGAGGCCGGTCGCGAGACCGCCCCCGGGACGGACTCGCCGGCCATCCCATCGACAGTTGCCACTCCGACCATGGGGTCCTAGGCTCATGCCGTCCCCGCATTCGGGAGTTCCCCGAGTGCCCCGGGGTCCGGCCCGGCCCGAGATCGGAGTCATCAGCCATGAGCCTGAGCCCTCGCAGGTCCCGCCGTAACCGGCCCTTCCCCCCGCTCGCCGAGCCCCTGGAAGGGCGGCAACTGCTCTCCGGGGCCCATCCGGCCTCCCGGATCGCCGAGGCGGCCGCCGTCGTCGACCGGACCTTCCTCACGCTGGTCGGCCGGCCCCCCACCCATGCCGAGACGAGGGGCCTGCTCCACGTCCAGGCCAAGGCCGGGAACTACGGCGTGACCGCGGCCATCGTCGGCTCCCGGCCCTTCTACGAGCGGACCGCCGGGGGAGACCCCGGCCGCTACGTCCCCCTCGCCGCCGCGACGCTCGACGTCTACCCGAGTCCGGCCACCGTCGACCGCCTGACCGCGCTCGTCGATCGCCGGGAGGGCGGCCCGGGGGCGCTCCGCGCGGTCGTCGACCGGCTGACCCCGCCGGGCTCCTTCACCCCTCCCCCCTCGGGGCCGCTGGACCCGATCTACCGGACCCTGCTCCAGGACGTGCTCGTCGACGCCGACTACTGGGAGGACACCCCCCGGATCCTCGGCGCCGGGCTCGGCTTCACCCACATCATCGGCGTCCCCGGCCTGAACGGCCCCCAGCCCGAGGCGAGCACCCGGGCGGCGGGGGGGGCCTGGGAGACGCTAAGCTCCCCCTCGGCCTCCAACGCCGCGCTGCGGGCCTACACCGCGGCGATCAGCCCCAACGGCGTCGCCACCGGCTACGGCTATCCCGTCCGGTTCAAGGACGGCTTCCCCGTCGAGTTCAGCTGGCCGGTGCGGCCCAGCACCCTCTCGGCCGACGACTTCCGGGTCGTCCTGAACACCGGCCAGGTCGTCACGCCCGACGTCGCCTCGATCCTGCCGAACGTCGAGGATAATGAGCGGACCACCGTCGTCATGTTCGGCGACTTCGGCAACCGGATCACCCCCGGCGCCCCCGGCTCGATCTACCCCGTCCGGTTCGACGTGGTCCCCTCCTCCAGCCCGCTCCAGCTCGTCGGCCCCGGGGGGGAGTTCCGGTCGGCCGTCGGCCTGGGCTTCGGCGACGGCACCACCCCCATGAGCGCCTACGTCCCCGACGGCGGCCCGAAGCTCGTGACCGCCAAGCTCAGCGTGCTCTCGACCGCCGGCGAGTCCGCCCCCGCCCCCTTCGCCGGGCAGCTCCCCAACGACGGCGTGGCCCTGTACGGGGCCGAGGCCCAGTACCGCCTCCGGGTCGTCACCTCCGGCGGCTTCTCCCCCGACGGCGTCCGGTCGGTCTACCCCACCGAGTTCTCCCGATACTTCCAGCTCCAGGCCACCGACGCCGACGGCCGGACTCACCTGCTCACCGAGACGGGCGTCGATTACGAGCTGCCCGCCGGGACCGTCCGCATCCTCGGCCTGGCCGACCTCGGCGTCGCCCTGGAGTCGTACGACGATTCCTACGTCGAGGACCACGACAACCAGATCGACGTCATCCTCTCCGGCGACCTCGCCGCCGTCTCCTCGATCACCGCCGTCGTGATCCCCGCCTCCGGCGGCTATTCCCCCTTCTTCAACCCCGGGGGCCCCGGCAACGCCCCCACCCCCGGCGTCCCCTACTCCCAGCCCGGCCCGGCGCTCGTCCAGCCCGTCACCCTCGCGCTGGACGACCCGATGACCGTCACCCTCGTCGACCCCGCCCCCGTCGGCCGGATCCCCCGGGCCGCCCGCTGACCGGAGCCCGACCGCCCGGATCGGCGAGGGGACGTGGCGTCCCCCGCCGATCCGCGTCAAATCCCCCCGCACCCCTCGACCATGCCCCACCCCGTCGATCCGGGGTCGTGCCGTCACGTCGCAAGGCGGGGATCGACGCCGAGCCGCCCCGGATCGAGCGAGACCGCGTCGCCTCGATCACCGACCTTGGGAGTGGCCAGGAATGGTCCCGGTCCGACGCAATTCCGTATGACTGTCGAGCGAGCATTCCTCGATACTATAGGAGTCGGCCACCCGACTCCTCCCGGGGTCGACCCGCCCCCACCCCCCCCTCTTTGGCATCCCGATCGAGTCATGCCACCAGACGTCCCGGCGCGGTCGCACGATGCCCTCGTCGAGAAAAACGAAGCCAAACGCCGAAATGGCAGCTGAATCCGTCCTCGTTGCGCGGCACCGGACGGAATAACGAAGCCAAACGCCGAAATGGCAGCCGGGCCCATCCGACCCGGACACCCCCCATCGAACCCTCTCGACGGAGCGAACCCATTTCCCACCGGACCAATCATCGCAAGTCATGAAAATGGAATATGTTGCAGAGAACCCACCGCGGCGCACGGCGGCGCACCGAGCCCTCCCCGAGCCGGCCCCGGCCCTCCGCGAATGGCGAGGCCGGCTCCTCCCGACCGCGTCCCGCTCCCCGGGGTGGTCATCGCGGCCCGACGCCGATCCGGACCCCGGATTTCGACGGAGCGAAGCCATTTTCCCCGAGGAAAATCGACACAAGTCATTTCGGAACAAGAGTTAGCGAGATCAAGCCGTCGGCGCACCGGGGCGCACCGCGTCGATCCGTGACCCTGTCTCCTCTTCTGTTAGAATAGGGAAGTGATCCGGTCGGGTCGGGAGTCGCGACCGGCCGGAGGAACCGAGTCGAGTCGAGTGGAGCAGGCGAGCACCGATGGCTGAAGCCTTCCCCCCTCCCGCCCCGAGCCCGATGGTCGGCGTCGTCATGGGCAGCCAGTCCGACTGGGAGACCATGAGGCACGCCTCGGATCTGCTGACCGAGCTGGGGGTCCCCCACGAGGTCCGGGTCGTGTCGGCGCACCGGACCCCCGACCGGCTGGTCTCCTACGGCAGGGAGGCCGAGGGCCGGGGGCTCCAGGTCATCATCGCCGGGGCCGGTGGGGCGGCCCACCTGCCGGGGATGCTGGCGGCCGTCTCGGAGCTGCCGGTCCTGGGCGTCCCGGTCGAGAGCAAGGCCCTGAGGGGGGTCGACTCCCTGCTCTCGATCGTCCAGATGCCCCGGGGGGTGCCGGTCGGCACCCTGGCGATCGGCGCCCCGGGGGCCGCCAACGCGGCCCTGCTGGCGGCGGCGATCCTGGCCCGGCAGGACCCGGAGATCCGCGACGCCCTGGCCGCCTTCCGGGCCCGGCAGACCGGGTCGGTCCCGGAGCGGCCAATATGAGTGCCCTCGGCTCCGAGATCCTGCTCCCCCCGGCCACGATCGGGGTGGTCGGCGGCGGCCAGCTCGGCCGGATGTTCGTCCAGGCGGCGCAGCGGATGGGATACCGCACCGCCGTGCTGACCGACGAGCCCGACGGCCCCGCCGCCCAGGTCTCCCACGAGGTCGTCCTCGGCCGGGACGACGACCTGAGGACCCTGCAACGCTTCGCCTCGAAGGTGGAGGCGGCGACCGTCGAGTTCGAGAACGTCTCCGCCCCGGCCCTCCGCTGGCTCGGCTCCCGGATGCCCACCCGGCCCGACTGGAAGGCCGTCCGGGTCAGCCAGGACCGCCTGCGGGAGAAGGCCTTCCTCCGCCGGTTCGGCCTGCCGACCGCCCCCTGGCACCCCGTCCGGTCCGAGGCCGAGCTGGCCGAGGCCGCCCCGGCCGTCGGCACGCCGTTGATCCTCAAGACCGCCTCCTCCGGCTACGACGGCAAGGGCCAGATCCGGGTCGACAACCCGGCCGACGCCCCGGGGGCCTGGGAAGCCCTGGGCCGGGTCCCCTGCGTGGCCGAGGGGGTGGTCCGCTTCTCCTGCGAGGTCTCGGTGCTGGTCGCCCGGGGCCCCGACGGCGAGACGGAGAGCTATCCCGTCGGCCTGAATCGGCACGAGCGGCACATCCTGGACTCGACGGTGATGCCCGCCCCCGTCGGGCCGATCGTCTCCCGGGAGGCCCGGGATCTGGCCCGGACGGTGGCCGAGGCCCTCGGCTACGTCGGCGTGCTCTGCGTCGAGTTCTTCCTGACGGCCGAGGGGACGCTGACGGTCAACGAACTGGCCCCCCGGCCGCACAACTCCGGCCACCTGACCATCGAGGCCGCCCAGTGCAGCCAGTTCGAGCAGCAGGTCCGGGCCCTCTGCGGCCTGCCGATCGGGCCGACCACCCTGAGGACCCCCGCCGCCGCCATGGTCAACCTGCTGGGCGACCTCTGGGAGGCCGGCCCGCCCGACTGGTCCCAGGCCCTCCGGGCCGATCGCGGCGCCGCGCTGCACCTCTACGGCAAGGGGGCGGCCCCGGTCGGCCGGAAGATGGGCCACCTCACCGTGCTCGACCCCGACCCCGACGCCGCCCTCCGCCGGGCCCTCGCCTCCCGACACGCGGCGGCCGGAGGATCGCGAGACGCGTGAGGATCGGCCGATCCCCCAGCCCCGGCAGAACCCCTCAATCCCGGTCCCCGACCCTGGCCCCCAGGCGAGCCGCCAGCACCCGGTCTCGCCCCCCGGAATCCCGAAGCACCCTGATGTCCTCATACTCCGAGCCGAACGTATGGGCCACGCGGACCGCCGACTCCCCTTGATCGTGCTCGTGCTCCAGGAACACCCGACCGCCGGGCGAGAGCAGGAGGCGGGCCTCATCGAGGATCCGGCGGTGGAAGTCCAGGCCGTCGGCGCCCCCGTCGAGCGCCAGGAGGGGCTCGTGCCCGGCCACGGCCGGGCCCATGGCCTCGATCCCCCCGGACGGGATGTAAGGCGGGTTGGAGACGATCAGGTCGAACCGCCGACCGGCCGCGATCCGGGCCGCCGGCTCGGCCAGGTCGCCCTGCCCGAGCCGGATCCGGCCGGTCATCCCGTGCCGTCGGACGTTCCGGTCGGCCACCGCGAGGGCCTCGCCGCTCAGGTCGGTGGCGACGACGTCCGCCCCCGGCAGCCGGTCGGCCAGGGTGATCGCCACGCAGCCGCTGCCGCAGCAGAGCTCCAGCACCAGGGGACGGTCGGGGAGCGGCCGGGCTCGGACGTCGTCGAGGACGATCCGGACCAGTTCCTCGGTGTCCCTCCGGGGGATGAGCGTGCCCCGGGACACCTCGAAGATCCTGCCGCAGAAGGGGGAGAACCCAAGGACGTAGGCGATCGGCTCGCCCTGCTCGACCCTCCGGATCAGGCCGTCGATCCGCCCCTGCTCCCGAGCGGTCGGCGGCCGGTCCAGCCCGCCGAGTTCATTCCCCGGCTCGACCCCGAGCACGACGGCCGCCAGCAGGTCGACGCTCGGCCTTGGGTCCTTGACCCCGTCGAGCCGGTCGAGGCGGTCGGCCACAGCCTCCAGCGCCGATCGGAGGGTGGTCCGGGTTCCCAGGTCGCTGCTCATGGTCGTCGTTCCCGGAGGGGGCTTCGGATGCGATCCGCCCCCCTCCGGAGCAAGATCGGGGCCGTCGCCTCCCCGGCCGTCCCGGCGGCCCCGCCCTCGCAGGGAGCCTGACCATGCGACGCCCCCAGGTCTCGCCCGGCACCCCGGCCCGATCGGCGACCCCGCTGCGCCCCTCCGGCAAGGTCTCCATCGAGGGCCGGACCTTCGACGCCCGGGCCGCCGGCTCCTGGATCGACGCCGACCAGCCCGTCTCGGTCCACCGGGTCGACGGCTTCGGCCTGGTCGTCGGCCCGCCGGGGACCTCCCCCCTTCCCCGTGACGACGGCCCATCGGGCCTGGATGGGAGTGACCCCGATTCGTACCGCCCGCCCTCCCGGCTGGAACGCCACCTCTCGGGCCTGATCGCCTTCGGCGCCCTGGGGACCGGGGGGGCCGGGCTCCTCCTGCTCGCCCTGGCGTTCCGGGTCGGGCCCCGGGACTTGCTCTACCTCCTCGCCCCGGTCCTGGTCGGCGGGGCGGCCTCCGGAGCGGCGCTCTACGGCCTGGCCTGCCTGGCGATCGGGCTCCTCGGGCGGGCCTCCCGGCTGTTGGGCCGCCCCGGCCCGGTCGGGCTGCTGGCCCGGGTCCTCGCCTCGCCGCTGGAGGTGCTGCTGGTCCTCACGATGCTGGCGATCGCCGCCGCCGGCTTGCTGCTGGTGGCCGGATCCGGGGCCGATCCCCCCTGATGCCCTTCACCCCCCCGAGTCACGATGGATCGAGGACGACCGACCCGATCCGAACCGATCCGATCCGATCCGACTGGAGGCCGTGACGGCCGATGCGACTCGCCGAACCGTACTGGCTGCTGCTCCTGGTGCTGCTGCCGATCCCCTGGCTGGCCGACCGGGCACGCCCGAGGATCCGCTGGCCCTCGCTGGGGCTGTTCCCGCCGAGGGGGTGGAAGGCGGGCGGTTCGGGATGGGCGAGTCACGCATCGACCGCGATCCGGACGGCGGCGATCGGCTGCGTCGTCCTGGCGATGGCCCGCCCGCAGACGGTCGCCGGGAAGACGCGGATCCGGAGCCAGGGCGTGGCCATCGTCGTCGCCGTCGACCAGAGCTTCACCATGACCGCCGAGGACATCCCCGGCGAGGGCGGCGCGTCGATCTCCCGCCTGGAGGCCGCCCGCCGCACGGTCGACCGCTTCATCCTCGGCCGGCCCGACGACCTGATCGGCCTGGTCACCTTCGCCACCTACCCCGACCTCGCCTGCCCGCCGACCCTGGACCACGAGGCCCTCCGGGCCCTGGTCGCCGGCGTCGAGCCGGCCCGGCCGGGGGAGAACGCCACGAACATCGGCGACGCGATCGCCTGGTCGCTGCAGGCCGCCCTCGGCGCCGAGGCCGACCGGCGGGCGATCATCCTCCTCACCGACGGCCAGAACCAGCCGGATGCTTCCGCCACCCCCGACTGGCTCGAACCCGACGAGGCCGCCAGGCTCGTCCGACGCCTCGGCGCCCGGCTCTACGCGATCGGCCTCGGCGCCCCGGGGGGGACCGTCCGGATCGGGGTCCCCGGCACCGACATCTCCTACCCCGAGACCCTCCGGGAGGGCTACGACCCCGAGGCCCTGGTCCGATGGGCCGACCTCGGCGGCGGCAAAGCCTTCGGGGCCGAGGACTCCGAGGCCCTCGACCGGGTCTTCGACCGGATCAACGCCCTGGAGACGTCCCCGATCACCGGCGAGATCCTGACCCGGTATCAGGAGGAGTTCCCGCCGCTGGTCGTCGCCGCCCTCGCCCTGCTCTCGATCGACCGCCTGACGGCCGCCCTCCGGCCGAAGCTGCCCTGAGCCGTCGCGATTGGCCGCCGACCCCTGTCCTCGATTCCGTCCCCCGGAGCCCCTCCCTTGGACTTCGCCCAGCCCCGATGGCTCTGGTTGCTCGCCCTCGCCCCGGTGCTCTCGGGCCTGGTGGCGGTCGCCGCGCGTCGCCGACGGCAGGGGTGGCGGGCGGTCGCACTGCCGGGACGGCCCCCGGCCGACGGGGGGATCGCCTGGGTGCTGGCGGTGTGCCTGCTCGTGGTCGCCCTGGCGCAGCCGAGATGGGGACGGGGGCGGGGGACGCCGCTCCCCCCGGGGAGGGACGTGGTCCTGCTGGTCGACCTGAGCTGGAGCATGGCCGCCGAGGACGTGATCCCCGACCGCCTCGGCCGGGCGGTCGAGGCGGCGGAGGACCTGGTCCGGGCCGTCGGCAGCGACCCCGGGGACCGGGTCGCCCTGGTCGCCTTCGCCGGCCGGGGGGTAGTCCGGTGCCCGCTCACGACCAACCTCGGCGCCGTCGTCGAGGCCCTCCGGGCGCTCGAAGTGGGCGGCATCGAGCCGGGGGGCTCCGACCTCGGCGCCGGGCTCGATGCCGCGATGGACGCCCTGGACGACGAGCCCCGGGAGGGGGGCCGGATCGTCGTCACCTTCTCCGACGGCGAGGACCACGCCCCCGGCTGGCCGACCCGGGTCGACCGGCTCCGCTCCCTCGGCGTGGTCGTCCACTCGGTCGCCATCGGCGACGCCGAGCAGGGCCACCCGATCCCCGTCGACGACCCGAAGGCGTCCGGAGGGGCCTCCTACCTGACCGAGGGGGGCGAGGCCGTCACGTCCACCCGGATCGACACCGAGCTGCGCGGGCTCGCCCTGGCGACCGGCGGTGCGTTCGTGCCG carries:
- the purE gene encoding 5-(carboxyamino)imidazole ribonucleotide mutase gives rise to the protein MAEAFPPPAPSPMVGVVMGSQSDWETMRHASDLLTELGVPHEVRVVSAHRTPDRLVSYGREAEGRGLQVIIAGAGGAAHLPGMLAAVSELPVLGVPVESKALRGVDSLLSIVQMPRGVPVGTLAIGAPGAANAALLAAAILARQDPEIRDALAAFRARQTGSVPERPI
- a CDS encoding NfeD family protein, with the protein product MRRPQVSPGTPARSATPLRPSGKVSIEGRTFDARAAGSWIDADQPVSVHRVDGFGLVVGPPGTSPLPRDDGPSGLDGSDPDSYRPPSRLERHLSGLIAFGALGTGGAGLLLLALAFRVGPRDLLYLLAPVLVGGAASGAALYGLACLAIGLLGRASRLLGRPGPVGLLARVLASPLEVLLVLTMLAIAAAGLLLVAGSGADPP
- the prmC gene encoding peptide chain release factor N(5)-glutamine methyltransferase: MSSDLGTRTTLRSALEAVADRLDRLDGVKDPRPSVDLLAAVVLGVEPGNELGGLDRPPTAREQGRIDGLIRRVEQGEPIAYVLGFSPFCGRIFEVSRGTLIPRRDTEELVRIVLDDVRARPLPDRPLVLELCCGSGCVAITLADRLPGADVVATDLSGEALAVADRNVRRHGMTGRIRLGQGDLAEPAARIAAGRRFDLIVSNPPYIPSGGIEAMGPAVAGHEPLLALDGGADGLDFHRRILDEARLLLSPGGRVFLEHEHDQGESAVRVAHTFGSEYEDIRVLRDSGGRDRVLAARLGARVGDRD
- a CDS encoding 5-(carboxyamino)imidazole ribonucleotide synthase encodes the protein MSALGSEILLPPATIGVVGGGQLGRMFVQAAQRMGYRTAVLTDEPDGPAAQVSHEVVLGRDDDLRTLQRFASKVEAATVEFENVSAPALRWLGSRMPTRPDWKAVRVSQDRLREKAFLRRFGLPTAPWHPVRSEAELAEAAPAVGTPLILKTASSGYDGKGQIRVDNPADAPGAWEALGRVPCVAEGVVRFSCEVSVLVARGPDGETESYPVGLNRHERHILDSTVMPAPVGPIVSREARDLARTVAEALGYVGVLCVEFFLTAEGTLTVNELAPRPHNSGHLTIEAAQCSQFEQQVRALCGLPIGPTTLRTPAAAMVNLLGDLWEAGPPDWSQALRADRGAALHLYGKGAAPVGRKMGHLTVLDPDPDAALRRALASRHAAAGGSRDA
- a CDS encoding VWA domain-containing protein, producing MRLAEPYWLLLLVLLPIPWLADRARPRIRWPSLGLFPPRGWKAGGSGWASHASTAIRTAAIGCVVLAMARPQTVAGKTRIRSQGVAIVVAVDQSFTMTAEDIPGEGGASISRLEAARRTVDRFILGRPDDLIGLVTFATYPDLACPPTLDHEALRALVAGVEPARPGENATNIGDAIAWSLQAALGAEADRRAIILLTDGQNQPDASATPDWLEPDEAARLVRRLGARLYAIGLGAPGGTVRIGVPGTDISYPETLREGYDPEALVRWADLGGGKAFGAEDSEALDRVFDRINALETSPITGEILTRYQEEFPPLVVAALALLSIDRLTAALRPKLP
- a CDS encoding peroxiredoxin family protein, translated to MPSRLTRALLTLLALGAVAAAQDPEGPLPEGHSNHGEAFNEGPRRAGYLMEGQGTVNFPITTDSPEVRAFVNQGVAQLHVFFYFEAERSFRQAATIEPENPMLYWGMAMANVNNADRAKGLLEVAREKAESADLSPREQLYLDALSAFYKEGDGVDDKDRRQGWLEGLEEIVQQFPDDLDARAWLGMVAWQNGRQDGIGSREAVSLLLDSVLEQNPLHPGAHHYTIHLWDKQDDAQALESAARFARSSPGIAHAWHMPGHTYTNLKRYADASYQQEGSARVDHEYMIRDRVMPFMIHNYAHNNQWLSESLTKTGRAADAIAVARNLVEQPRDPEKNNAKTSGHPQREGRRRWTEALIAFELWDDLLEADASTALDWSDEPAEQVTRAHALGLAHAAKGDLDALDRQIAALKSLLPKPDEKEETDDEESDEEESDNNSKGEDSKDKPRRARKPPGLDDALAELEGHRLLLDGDADAAFDRFEEAGSMRREALARLLLESGRAEEAVAQAAEAVEKAPKEVAPLAARVEILHAAGKVDEARAAYLDLREIARESDPDLPVFARIDAILADWQSDDGWQAPAQEPRTDLAAQSRVDLNTVGPLCWSPFPAEPFEGVDTEGKTHRLEDSRGRPLVLIFFLGGDCAHCMEQLIAFSEGIDQIRATGARVLAISTDDPERTRALKDNGEVPFAMPLIADPDLVHFKRYRAMDDFEAMPLHGTFLIDADGLVRYQDISWQPFTDVDFVAAELSRINRLTGHAPSPVAASR